The Streptomyces sp. NL15-2K genome contains a region encoding:
- a CDS encoding transglycosylase family protein produces the protein MLFSGKGKHRRPSKATRAIAIAGVTGAAVAAPLMAAGNASAATASEWDTVAQCESGGNWAINTGNGYYGGLQFSASTWAGYGGTQYASTADQATKAQQIEIAEKVLAGQGKGAWPVCGKGLSSGGYSGGSSSADSSSSDSGTSTRSTEQQTSRSAERPAAKKTVTTPTGKKVKKGDGEYKVVAGDTLSSIAEAHDVKGGWEKLFELNKDIVQEADLIYPGQQLHLK, from the coding sequence ATGCTGTTTTCCGGCAAGGGCAAGCACCGTCGTCCGTCCAAGGCCACTCGTGCCATCGCGATCGCCGGTGTCACCGGTGCCGCCGTCGCCGCCCCGCTGATGGCGGCCGGCAACGCCTCCGCTGCAACCGCGTCCGAGTGGGACACCGTCGCCCAGTGCGAGTCCGGCGGCAACTGGGCCATCAACACCGGCAACGGCTACTACGGCGGTCTGCAGTTCTCCGCCTCCACCTGGGCCGGGTACGGCGGCACGCAGTACGCCTCCACCGCCGACCAGGCCACCAAGGCCCAGCAGATCGAGATCGCCGAGAAGGTCCTCGCGGGCCAGGGCAAGGGTGCCTGGCCGGTCTGCGGCAAGGGCCTGTCGAGCGGCGGCTACAGCGGCGGCTCCTCCTCCGCCGACAGCTCGTCCAGCGACAGCGGCACCAGCACCCGCTCGACCGAGCAGCAGACCTCGCGTTCCGCCGAGCGTCCGGCCGCCAAGAAGACCGTCACCACCCCGACCGGCAAGAAGGTCAAGAAGGGCGACGGCGAGTACAAGGTCGTCGCGGGCGACACCCTCAGCTCCATCGCCGAGGCGCACGACGTCAAGGGCGGCTGGGAGAAGCTGTTCGAGCTGAACAAGGACATCGTCCAGGAAGCCGACCTCATCTACCCGGGTCAGCAGCTCCACCTGAAGTAA
- a CDS encoding transglycosylase family protein — protein MLSGNGRHRRPRQAPALLVAAGVTGSAIAIPLLAASGASAASGTTWDQVANCKTGGSWSENNGDGKYGGLEIAQEDWEQYGGLDFASRADQASRSQQIAVAEKILADKGVGYWSTCGLLNGLDQDSGSADVDTGVAGDGGTSGSTGLSNSSGSSGSSDSSGSSDSSGLSGADSSTDSSADASSPSPSKSPTPSDTPPGSPSDPSKATDNSAKSDTPPDSDAGSAASQGPDSSSTGATNEDDSDNSWQEGGLSGLVDTGALSGGRHRGGSAEEGAADTAIAGNSTGRHAARGDSYTVRPGDTLASIADSLGLQGGWRALYDENKEAIGVDPGHIVPGQTLELGAE, from the coding sequence ATGCTCTCCGGGAACGGTCGTCACCGTCGCCCCCGCCAGGCTCCGGCACTCCTCGTCGCGGCCGGGGTGACCGGCTCCGCCATCGCGATCCCGCTCCTCGCCGCCAGCGGTGCGAGCGCGGCCAGCGGCACCACGTGGGACCAGGTCGCGAACTGCAAGACCGGCGGCTCCTGGAGCGAGAACAACGGCGACGGGAAGTACGGCGGCCTCGAGATCGCCCAGGAGGACTGGGAACAGTACGGCGGCCTCGACTTCGCCTCGCGCGCCGACCAGGCCAGCCGCTCCCAGCAGATAGCCGTCGCCGAGAAGATCCTCGCGGACAAGGGTGTGGGCTACTGGTCCACCTGCGGCCTGCTCAACGGGCTCGACCAGGACTCCGGCTCGGCCGACGTCGACACGGGCGTGGCGGGTGACGGGGGCACATCGGGCTCGACGGGGTTGTCCAATTCATCCGGTTCATCCGGGTCATCCGACTCTTCCGGGTCATCCGACTCATCCGGATTGTCCGGCGCTGACTCGTCGACGGACTCGTCCGCGGACGCCTCCTCGCCTTCGCCGTCCAAGTCACCCACCCCGTCCGACACTCCGCCCGGCAGCCCGTCGGATCCGTCCAAGGCGACGGACAACTCGGCCAAGTCCGACACGCCACCTGATTCCGACGCCGGCTCCGCCGCCTCACAGGGACCCGACAGCTCCTCCACCGGCGCGACGAACGAGGACGACTCGGACAACTCCTGGCAAGAGGGCGGCCTTTCCGGTCTGGTCGACACCGGGGCCCTCAGCGGGGGTCGGCATCGCGGCGGCAGCGCCGAGGAGGGCGCCGCCGACACCGCCATCGCCGGCAACTCCACCGGCCGGCACGCCGCCCGCGGCGACTCGTACACCGTCCGTCCCGGAGACACGCTCGCGTCCATCGCCGACTCCCTTGGCCTCCAGGGCGGGTGGCGTGCGCTCTACGACGAGAACAAAGAGGCGATCGGCGTCGATCCCGGCCATATCGTCCCCGGTCAGACCCTTGAACTGGGTGCCGAATAG